Below is a genomic region from Candidatus Aminicenantes bacterium.
TATTCCTTCTGGTTCTTGTCCATTTCGCCCTGGGCCTTGACGTTGATCTGGTTCTGGATGTTGAGCATTTCGATCTCGTAATTCAAAAATTCGTAGACCTTGCCCAGCCGCTTGAGCGAGTTGACCTCCTCCAGGATGCGCTGCGAATCCTGGATTTTCAATTCCAGGTTGGCGGCGATGATGTCGGCCAATTTCCCGGGTTCCTCGATGTTTTCGGCGATGATCAGGATTTCATTGGAGATGGACTTTCCCAGCTTGCCGGCCTGCTCGAACTTCTGGCGCACGTTCTTGATCATGGCCTTGTCTTCCAAAGTCAGCGGGCCCGGCTCCTCGTCCTCCTGCGGCTCGACTTCGGCTTGCATGATCTTGCCGTCGTCGTTCAAAGTCCGCACCTTGACCCGGGAGATGCCCTGGACCAGCACGCGCATGCGTCCGTCCGGGAGCTTGAGCATGCGCACGATCAGGGCCACCGTGCCGTACTGGTACAGCTGCTCCGCGCTCGGGTCCTCGACGTTCATGTCCTTCTGGGTCAAGAGCAGGATCAGGCGGTCGCTGTTCAGGGCGGAATCGACGGCTTTCTTGGACTTGGCCCGGCCGACGTACAGCGGCACGATCATGTAGGGGAAGACGACGATGTCGCGCAACACCAGGACGGGCAGCTTCTCCGGGATGGCTATCTTTTCCAGCCTCTCTTCCTTTTCCGTACTTGGGGTGATGCCTTTTTGTTCTTCAGCCATGGGTCACCTCGTCACTTGATTTCCACGGAGACTTCAGCTATGACTTTCTTGCAGATCTCAATAATCAGGACGCCGTTTTCCATATGCGATGTGATCTTGTTGGTGTCCAGCGGGAAATCGATGACAATTTTCTTGTAGAAGGCTCCGAATTCCCGCTCGAACAGGTAGTAGGTCACCAGCCCCTGGTCGAGGCGGGATTGCTTCTTGATGCCCTTGAAGATCAACTCCTGGTTGTTGAGCAGGGTGATGGAGACATCGTTCTTGTCGACGCCGGGAAGCTCCATTTCGATGATCAGGGAATCCTGCGTTTCGACGATATTGGTGTTCGGCTTCCAGTCGATATGGGTGCTGATGCC
It encodes:
- a CDS encoding Hsp20/alpha crystallin family protein → MAKKHYPFFEIEISKNFPSGISTHIDWKPNTNIVETQDSLIIEMELPGVDKNDVSITLLNNQELIFKGIKKQSRLDQGLVTYYLFEREFGAFYKKIVIDFPLDTNKITSHMENGVLIIEICKKVIAEVSVEIK